A single genomic interval of Camelina sativa cultivar DH55 chromosome 11, Cs, whole genome shotgun sequence harbors:
- the LOC104722475 gene encoding protein MOS2-like yields the protein MKLSFSIPSKPKSKSNSGSGSGSRVRLNSDKKDGVDEGNLKEFVTEFDPSETLTHAKPKYVIPPIEDRRRPYKNIDLPLQSGSASGLQFESEVVVPSVSNNNTSYGLNLRQRAESSKTEPVEQLLLKSMRKDLASLPDAPELEDFESFPVDGFGEALLAGYGWKPGQGIGLNAKEDVKIVEYKKWSGNEGFGFTLDYPKVKDTTTKAKAKEIGKSDKSHAAKEVRTITGRETLGSGSQEEVKVGIINVDRYRVVVSKRNREAERESRAEVRACKKNYRGGQTREKASWLTSHIRVRIVSKDLKCGRLYLRKGVVNDVVGQTTCDITMDETQELVQGIDQKLLETALPRRGGRVLVLLGRHKGSFGSLVEKDLDKETGVVCDADSHEMLNVKLEQVAEYMGDPADIGF from the coding sequence ATgaagctctctttctctatcccttccaaacccaaatccaaatccaattccggatccggatccggatctaGAGTTAGGTTGAATTCCGACAAGAAGGACGGCGTCGATGAAGGAAATCTCAAGGAGTTCGTCACTGAATTCGATCCCTCCGAAACCCTAACCCACGCCAAACCGAAATACGTAATACCTCCCATTGAGGACCGGAGGAGACCCTACAAGAACATCGATCTCCCGCTTCAGTCCGGTTCCGCTTCTGGTCTCCAATTCGAGTCCGAGGTGGTGGTTCCCTCTGTCTCCAATAACAACACTTCGTACGGTTTAAATCTGCGTCAGAGAGCCGAGTCTTCGAAGACAGAGCCTGTGGAGCAGTTGTTACTGAAAAGCATGAGGAAAGATTTGGCATCACTCCCTGATGCTCCTGAACTAGAGGACTTTGAGAGTTTTCCTGTGGATGGCTTTGGAGAAGCGTTACTTGCTGGCTATGGTTGGAAACCAGGTCAGGGAATAGGTCTTAATGCTAAAGAGGATGTTAAGATTGTTGAATACAAGAAGTGGTCTGGTAATGAAGGCTTTGGCTTCACTCTGGATTATCCCAAGGTTAAGGATACCACCACCAAGGCTAAAGCCAAAGAAATTGGTAAATCAGACAAATCTCAtgctgcaaaagaggtgagaaCTATTACCGGTAGAGAAACACTTGGTTCTGGAAGCCAGGAGGAAGTGAAAGTAGGTATCATCAATGTGGATAGATATAGAGTAGTGGTGAGTAAACGCAatagagaagcagagagagagagtagggCTGAAGTTAGAGCCTGTAAGAAGAACTATAGAGGAGGTCAAACTAGAGAGAAGGCCTCATGGCTTACAAGTCATATAAGGGTGAGAATAGTGAGCAAGGATTTGAAATGTGGGAGGTTGTATCTTAGAAAGGGAGTGGTGAACGATGTTGTTGGGCAGACAACTTGTGATATCACTATGGATGAGACGCAGGAGTTGGTTCAAGGGATCGACCAGAAGTTGCTAGAGACCGCATTGCCTAGGCGAGGAGGGCGGGTGTTGGTTCTGTTGGGTAGACATAAGGGTAGTTTTGGGAGTCTTGTTGAGAAAGATTTGGATAAGGAAACAGGTGTAGTTTGCGATGCTGATAGCCATGAGATGCTTAATGTTAAACTTGAACAAGTCGCCGAGTACATGGGTGATCCAGCTGATATTGGGTTCTAA
- the LOC104722476 gene encoding bidirectional sugar transporter SWEET14-like — protein MALTHNVLAVTFGIMGNIISFIVFLAPVPTFVRICKKKSIEGFESLPYVSALFSAMLWIYYAMQKDGAGFLLITINAVGCFIETIYIILFITYANKKARISTLKVLGLLNFLGFAAIILVCELLTKGSNREKVLGGICVGFSVCVFAAPLSIMRVVIRTKSVEFMPFSLSLFLTLSAITWLFYGLAIKDFYVALPNILGAFLGAVQMILYVIFKYYKTPSVVVDETEKPKTVSADHSINMVKLSSTPASGELTVQPQANPDVSHPVQTHAGDLEDQMDNKMSN, from the exons ATGGCTCTAACTCACAACGTATTGGCAGTTACATTTGGAATCATGG GCaacatcatatcattcattgtTTTCTTGGCACCAGT GCCAACTTTTGTAAGAATCTGCAAGAAAAAATCGATTGAAGGTTTTGAATCACTTCCCTACGTGTCAGCGCTCTTTAGCGCGATGTTATGGATTTACTACGCTATGCAAAAAGATGGAGCAGGCTTCCTTCTCATCACCATAAACGCTGTGGGGTGCTTCATCGAAACGATCtacatcatcctcttcatcacTTATGCTAACAAGAAAGCTAGA ATATCAACTTTGAAGGTTCTTGGGCTCTTGAATTTCTTGGGTTTTGCTGCTATTATTCTTGTTTGCGAGCTCTTAACCAAAGGATCGAACCGTGAGAAAGTCCTTGGAGGGATTTGCGTCGGCTTTTCCGTTTGTGTTTTCGCAGCTCCTTTGAGCATCATG AGAGTGGTGATACGAACAAAGAGTGTGGAGTTTATGCCTTTCTCCCTATCATTGTTTCTTACACTCAGCGCCATTACGTGGCTCTTCTACGGTCTTGCTATCAAAGACTTCTACGTCGCA CTTCCAAATATATTGGGTGCGTTTCTCGGAGCAGTTCAAATGATTCTTTACGTCATATTCAAGTACTACAAAACCCCATCAGTGGTTGTTGATGAGACAGAGAAGCCCAAAACGGTGTCGGCGGATCATTCCATCAACATGGTCAAGCTTTCATCCACTCCGGCTTCTGGTGAGCTTACGGTTCAGCCGCAGGCTAATCCTGACGTGAGCCATCCTGTTCAAACTCATGCTGGTGACTTAGAGGATCAGATGGACAATAAAATGTCAAACTAA